One window from the genome of [Clostridium] celerecrescens 18A encodes:
- a CDS encoding COG1361 S-layer family protein, which yields MKKVRKGILWLLAALMIIGAMPGAAFAQYDLSKNTYIDVKKTPSGKTGENVTINMVFTNNSGNDLNNVAVRFDRDLAEQEYRATEDADEDSKYTGAVFPFEITSSTFDNKKLGTVKSGSSKSISLTGRVRRDIAEGYYLIPLEVVTDALKKDDGAHSSYEKVNIWITKSSSTTESGKDEGTIQFELGENQNTPFGIYPQTMNFNMNVRNASQVTAFDVNVRMKLDQDSTKFPFDINDGNYTRHYDRMGGGETVEIPYSMNIRKDVYSGYYPITYTIEYRDSTDGDVQKAEETFYVKVQNKDKEEETGDFNANDRTKARIIVDGFQTNPETVYAGEEFEMILHMKNASENVAASNILFNLESEKVTDSAVFTMDSGSSSIVVNSLPAGQTTDIKLKLRAGAWVDQRTYAITINEKYDSPEFKNAEEKVTVNIPVKQVSRLNTGTIEVMPDTISVGSETNVMFPINNTGKVLLYNVMVAFVGDSIQQTNSYVGNIKPGESGNVDAMISGTAHTTDDGKIKVMITYEDENGVVSDPVEKELSLTVTEQEDLDPGMDGSGEFPAVTEPEGTSKYGKIIIPAVIVVLVIGTIGTVYVLKRRKKKKEALEELEEEKDNEI from the coding sequence ATGAAGAAGGTTAGGAAAGGGATTTTATGGCTGCTTGCGGCCCTTATGATCATAGGAGCCATGCCCGGTGCGGCTTTTGCCCAGTATGACCTAAGCAAAAACACCTACATAGATGTTAAGAAGACTCCGTCGGGAAAGACCGGGGAAAACGTTACCATTAATATGGTTTTTACTAATAATAGCGGCAATGATTTAAATAACGTGGCAGTGAGGTTTGACCGGGATCTGGCAGAACAGGAATACCGGGCAACGGAAGATGCAGATGAAGATTCGAAATATACTGGAGCAGTCTTTCCTTTTGAGATCACTTCCAGTACTTTTGATAACAAAAAGCTGGGAACGGTAAAGAGCGGTTCATCTAAGAGTATTTCTCTTACTGGTAGGGTTCGGAGAGACATTGCAGAGGGGTATTACCTAATACCTTTGGAAGTCGTAACGGATGCATTAAAAAAGGATGATGGTGCCCATTCCAGTTACGAAAAGGTCAACATCTGGATCACAAAATCCTCATCAACCACAGAATCCGGGAAAGATGAAGGAACGATTCAGTTTGAGCTGGGTGAAAACCAGAATACGCCTTTTGGCATCTATCCCCAAACCATGAATTTTAATATGAACGTCCGCAATGCTTCCCAAGTTACGGCTTTTGATGTAAATGTCCGTATGAAGCTGGACCAGGACAGCACAAAGTTCCCCTTTGATATTAACGATGGAAACTACACCAGACATTATGACCGCATGGGCGGTGGTGAAACGGTGGAGATTCCCTACAGCATGAATATCCGCAAGGATGTTTACAGCGGATACTATCCTATTACCTATACCATTGAATACCGCGACAGCACGGACGGAGACGTCCAGAAAGCGGAAGAGACCTTCTATGTCAAGGTTCAGAATAAAGACAAAGAAGAGGAGACAGGTGATTTCAATGCCAATGACAGAACAAAGGCGAGAATCATTGTAGATGGATTCCAGACGAACCCGGAGACAGTTTACGCCGGGGAGGAATTTGAAATGATCCTCCATATGAAGAACGCCTCCGAAAATGTTGCAGCAAGCAACATTCTCTTTAACCTGGAATCAGAAAAGGTTACGGACAGCGCGGTATTTACCATGGATTCCGGTTCCTCATCGATCGTTGTAAATTCTCTTCCCGCTGGCCAGACCACGGATATAAAATTAAAGCTTCGGGCAGGAGCATGGGTGGATCAAAGAACCTATGCCATCACCATCAATGAAAAGTATGACAGCCCTGAATTTAAAAACGCAGAAGAAAAAGTTACGGTAAACATTCCTGTTAAGCAGGTTTCCAGGTTGAATACGGGAACGATCGAGGTAATGCCGGATACGATTTCCGTAGGATCAGAAACAAATGTAATGTTTCCTATCAATAACACCGGAAAGGTTCTCCTCTACAACGTAATGGTGGCCTTTGTGGGAGATTCCATCCAACAGACCAACAGCTATGTAGGAAATATAAAGCCAGGAGAGTCTGGAAATGTGGATGCCATGATCAGCGGAACAGCACATACCACGGATGATGGGAAAATTAAGGTTATGATCACCTATGAGGATGAAAATGGGGTTGTCAGCGATCCTGTTGAAAAAGAGTTAAGTTTAACAGTAACGGAACAGGAAGACTTAGATCCCGGAATGGATGGTTCAGGAGAATTTCCGGCAGTAACAGAGCCGGAAGGCACTTCCAAATATGGAAAGATCATCATTCCTGCGGTGATTGTCGTCCTGGTGATAGGAACCATTGGAACCGTATATGTGCTTAAGAGGCGTAAAAAGAAAAAGGAAGCACTGGAAGAACTGGAAGAGGAAAAAGACAATGAAATTTAG
- a CDS encoding ABC transporter permease, whose amino-acid sequence MKFSDLLSMSVNNLRRRKLRTFLTVLGVLIGTASIVVMVSLGIGFNELTMEQIASYGSLTEVSVYSNAMWGGNESSKDPNYMTDDVIAQFERIDHVNTASPLLETSVLMTQGAYQAYINLIGVTQEYMKNIPLKEGQIPEAGKRDLQMIVGNMVARNFSNPKSNRNNYYDDPTSIPDIDFINRPLFVIFDMDAYYQSQNGGTGEGGTIVKPPKKYLIPTAGLVEGGPEDWNNYSYSVYVDLEALKSQLKQIFKKKPIPNQPTNKKGKPYNYFIYQQAVVEVDDMNNVTAVQKAITDMGFQANSNMEWLEQSQKQAKMVQALLGGIGAVSLFVAAIGIANTMMMSIYERTKEIGILKVLGCDMNNIRNMFLMESGFIGFLGGITGILFSYGVSFLINRFLSGRFMSDMPGDLSRIPPWLTLTAVGFAVFVGMAAGFFPALRAMKLSPLAAIRNE is encoded by the coding sequence ATGAAATTTAGCGATTTGCTTTCCATGAGTGTAAATAACTTAAGACGCAGGAAGCTAAGGACATTTTTAACGGTTCTGGGAGTTTTGATCGGTACGGCTTCCATTGTTGTCATGGTGTCTTTGGGGATCGGCTTTAATGAACTTACCATGGAACAGATCGCTTCCTATGGAAGCCTTACGGAAGTTTCCGTATATTCCAATGCAATGTGGGGAGGAAATGAAAGCAGCAAGGACCCTAATTACATGACGGATGATGTGATTGCACAGTTTGAACGGATCGATCATGTTAATACTGCTTCCCCTCTTCTGGAAACCAGTGTTTTGATGACTCAGGGGGCTTATCAGGCGTATATCAACCTGATCGGAGTCACTCAGGAGTACATGAAGAACATCCCCTTAAAGGAGGGGCAAATTCCGGAGGCGGGAAAAAGAGACTTGCAGATGATTGTAGGGAATATGGTTGCCAGGAATTTCAGCAATCCCAAGAGCAATCGTAACAACTATTATGATGATCCCACCAGCATTCCTGACATAGATTTTATAAATAGACCTCTGTTTGTGATTTTTGATATGGATGCCTATTATCAGTCCCAAAACGGGGGAACTGGGGAAGGCGGAACAATCGTCAAACCGCCCAAAAAGTATCTCATACCAACGGCCGGTCTGGTAGAAGGAGGGCCAGAGGATTGGAATAATTACAGTTACAGCGTTTATGTGGATTTAGAAGCGCTAAAATCTCAGCTAAAACAGATTTTTAAAAAGAAGCCCATTCCCAACCAGCCAACCAATAAAAAGGGAAAACCCTACAACTATTTTATTTATCAGCAGGCGGTTGTTGAAGTGGATGATATGAATAATGTTACTGCGGTACAAAAAGCGATTACAGATATGGGCTTTCAGGCCAACAGCAACATGGAGTGGCTGGAGCAGTCTCAGAAGCAGGCTAAGATGGTTCAGGCTCTTTTAGGAGGTATCGGAGCCGTATCCCTGTTTGTGGCGGCAATTGGTATCGCCAATACCATGATGATGTCCATTTACGAAAGAACAAAGGAAATCGGTATCTTAAAGGTCCTTGGCTGCGATATGAATAATATCAGGAACATGTTCCTTATGGAGTCAGGCTTTATCGGCTTTTTAGGAGGCATAACGGGAATCCTGTTCAGCTATGGGGTTTCATTCCTTATTAACAGGTTCCTTTCGGGCCGCTTTATGTCAGATATGCCTGGAGATCTTTCCAGGATTCCTCCCTGGCTTACCTTAACGGCTGTTGGATTTGCTGTTTTTGTAGGAATGGCCGCAGGATTTTTCCCTGCCCTTAGAGCCATGAAGCTAAGTCCTCTTGCAGCCATTAGGAATGAATAG